A region from the Geobacillus vulcani PSS1 genome encodes:
- the motB gene encoding flagellar motor protein MotB has product MAKKKKSGHDEHMSESWLIPYADLLTLLLALFIVLFASSQIDQKKFQEIARAFSTAFAGGTGVLDFQSPIEPITPPAQDEEGRHQAKQPLPAVSGKEKEELRQIKAKIDSYIRNNKLTGKLQTSLTDEGLAITILDDILFDSGSAEVRIKDRRLATEISALLVMNPPRNVIISGHTDNVPIHNEKFASNWELSVMRAVNFMKVLLENKQLDPRYFSAKGYGEYKPIASNATAAGRMKNRRVEILILPRTDVNGSSTSNQ; this is encoded by the coding sequence ATGGCTAAGAAAAAAAAGAGCGGGCATGACGAACACATGAGCGAATCGTGGCTGATTCCGTACGCCGATTTGTTGACGCTATTGCTCGCCCTATTCATCGTCTTGTTTGCGAGCAGCCAAATCGACCAAAAGAAGTTTCAAGAAATTGCGCGCGCCTTTAGCACCGCCTTTGCCGGCGGAACAGGCGTTCTTGACTTTCAAAGCCCGATCGAGCCGATCACTCCGCCGGCCCAAGACGAAGAAGGACGGCATCAAGCAAAGCAGCCCCTCCCAGCCGTAAGTGGAAAGGAAAAAGAAGAATTAAGGCAAATCAAAGCGAAAATCGACAGCTACATCCGCAACAACAAGCTGACGGGAAAGCTGCAGACTTCCTTGACGGACGAAGGGCTCGCGATTACGATTTTGGATGATATTTTATTCGACTCCGGCAGCGCCGAAGTGCGCATAAAAGACCGGCGTCTAGCAACGGAAATCTCCGCTTTGCTCGTCATGAACCCGCCGCGCAATGTCATTATCAGCGGCCATACGGACAACGTGCCGATCCATAACGAGAAATTTGCTTCCAACTGGGAGTTGAGCGTCATGCGCGCCGTCAATTTCATGAAAGTGCTGCTTGAAAACAAGCAACTCGACCCGCGCTATTTCAGCGCCAAAGGGTATGGCGAATACAAACCGATCGCCTCGAACGCCACCGCCGCCGGGCGGATGAAAAACCGTCGTGTCGAAATTTTGATTTTGCCGCGCACCGACGTCAATGGTTCGTCCACATCCAATCAGTGA
- the motA gene encoding flagellar motor stator protein MotA, whose amino-acid sequence MDKTSVIGIILGFIAVGLGMYFKGVSPAVLINPAAILIILVGTAAAVVIAFPTQEIKKVPKLLKVIFTESATPTVEQLIPLFVDWANIARREGLLALEAKLDDIDDPFLRNGLSMAIDGQTQEFIRDVMTEEIVAMEERHEANAAIFSQAGTYAPTLGVLGAVIGLIAALGNMENIAELGKAISAAFVATMLGIFTGYVLWHPFANKLRRKSKEEARVRYIMIEGVLSILEGQAPRMIEQKLASYLPESERHQVLMQGETVNG is encoded by the coding sequence TTGGACAAAACATCGGTCATCGGCATCATTCTTGGCTTCATTGCCGTCGGATTGGGCATGTACTTTAAGGGCGTTTCGCCTGCTGTCTTGATCAATCCGGCCGCTATCCTCATCATTCTCGTCGGAACGGCGGCAGCGGTCGTCATCGCCTTTCCGACGCAGGAAATTAAAAAAGTGCCAAAGCTGCTCAAAGTCATTTTCACAGAATCGGCGACGCCAACGGTCGAACAACTGATTCCGCTGTTCGTCGATTGGGCGAATATTGCCCGCCGCGAAGGGCTGCTGGCGCTCGAGGCGAAATTGGACGATATTGACGACCCGTTTTTGCGCAACGGACTCAGCATGGCAATCGATGGCCAAACGCAAGAGTTCATCCGCGATGTGATGACAGAGGAAATCGTTGCCATGGAAGAACGCCACGAAGCGAATGCCGCGATTTTTTCCCAAGCAGGCACGTATGCGCCGACGCTCGGGGTGCTTGGCGCTGTCATCGGCCTGATTGCCGCGCTTGGCAATATGGAAAACATCGCCGAACTCGGCAAGGCCATCAGCGCGGCTTTTGTCGCCACGATGCTCGGCATTTTTACCGGCTATGTGCTTTGGCATCCGTTTGCCAACAAATTGCGCCGGAAATCAAAGGAAGAGGCGCGCGTGCGCTACATCATGATTGAAGGGGTGCTGTCCATTTTGGAAGGACAAGCCCCACGCATGATTGAACAAAAACTCGCTTCATACTTGCCGGAAAGCGAGCGGCACCAAGTGCTGATGCAAGGGGAAACAGTCAATGGCTAA
- the pssA gene encoding CDP-diacylglycerol--serine O-phosphatidyltransferase has protein sequence MFLSDYLDYTLKKLKANVANILTMTNLSLGGFSVLATLKGQLHMSVLLVFLAAFVDRFDGAVARKMNIESELGKQLDSMSDIVSFGVAPALLMYQGLFHEFGAPGAVFTVLYIACGAFRLARFNITENNGYFAGLPITAAGVLMTLGYLAIPYFPPQSFMFLALILSFLMVGTFKLKKI, from the coding sequence TTGTTCTTATCGGACTATTTAGATTATACGTTAAAAAAGCTGAAAGCAAACGTGGCAAACATTTTGACGATGACCAACTTGTCGCTCGGCGGCTTTTCCGTTCTAGCTACGCTGAAAGGGCAGCTTCATATGAGCGTGCTGCTCGTTTTTTTAGCCGCGTTTGTCGATCGCTTTGACGGCGCTGTCGCGCGCAAGATGAACATTGAATCCGAACTTGGCAAGCAGCTCGATTCGATGAGCGACATCGTCTCCTTCGGCGTCGCTCCTGCCTTGCTGATGTACCAAGGCTTGTTCCACGAATTCGGTGCACCCGGCGCGGTATTCACCGTTTTGTATATCGCTTGCGGCGCCTTCCGTCTCGCTCGCTTCAACATCACAGAAAACAACGGCTACTTCGCGGGGCTGCCCATCACCGCTGCAGGGGTGCTGATGACGCTCGGTTATTTAGCCATCCCGTACTTCCCGCCGCAATCGTTTATGTTTTTGGCGCTCATTTTATCGTTTTTAATGGTCGGCACGTTTAAATTGAAAAAAATATGA